Proteins encoded by one window of Nicotiana tabacum cultivar K326 chromosome 10, ASM71507v2, whole genome shotgun sequence:
- the LOC107828457 gene encoding uncharacterized protein LOC107828457 has translation MGQSSPLMQGRKLDMSSYNHHKNYQFFFLKKMKQAILSWSHPPLFIPKLSPTSTFPIPQKTIPLRVYATVESSPKENLLTAKERRQMRNERRESKTGYNWKEEVEERLIKKPKKQYKSWTEELNLDNLAKLGPQWWVVRVSRVTGHETAERMARALARNFPNIDFQVYIPSVQVKRKLKNGSLSVKPKPLFPGCVFLRCVLNKEIHDFIRECDGIGGFVGSKVGNTKRQINKPRPVDEDDLEAIFKQAKEEQEKADQAFEEEEKGEGGLDFKLTKDTSKGPADGKVVAKKQGRKSRKASDLLAVAGDDLRGSDDKSLVPGSTVQVVSGAFAGFSGILKKVDSNAGLATVGFLLFGKETLADIDVKEIVAEVG, from the exons ATGGGCCAGAGTAGCCCATTAATGCAAGGAAGAAAACTGGATATGTCATCATATAACCACCACAAGAAttatcagtttttttttttgaagaagatgaagcaagcTATTCTTTCATGGAGTCATCCCCCACTATTTATTCCCAAATTGTCACCAACATCCACTTTCCCCATACCCCAGAAGACCATACCCTTAAGGGTATATGCAACTGTAGAGTCATCACCTAAAGAGAATCTACTTACAGCTAAAGAAAGAAGGCAAATGAGGAATGAGAGAAGAGAGAGCAAAACAGGTtataattggaaagaagaagtagaagaaaggCTAATTAAGAAACCCAAGAAGCAATATAAGTCATGGACTGAAGAACTTAATCTTGATAACCTTGCTAAATTGGGTCCTCAATGGTGGGTTGTTAGAGTATCCAGAGTTACTGGTCATGAAACTGCTGAACGAATGGCCCGCGCTCTTGCTAGGAATTTCCCAAATATTGATTTTCAG GTATACATTCCGTCTGTACAGGTCAAAAGGAAATTAAAGAACGGATCACTTTCAGTTAAACCAAAACCTCTTTTTCCGGGgtgtgtgtttttgaggtgtgtACTGAACAAGGAAATTCATGATTTCATTCGAGAATGTGATGGAATTGGAGGCTTTGTTGGATCCAAGGTTGGAAATAC AAAACGGCAAATCAATAAACCCAGACCTGTAGATGAGGATGACTTGGAAGCCATATTCAAACAAGCGAAGGAAGAGCAAGAGAAAGCTGATCAAGCTtttgaagaagaggaaaaaggagaAGGAGGTTTAGATTTCAAGCTGACAAAAGACACTAGTAAAGGTCCCGCTGACGGCAAAGTTGTGGCGAAAAAACAAGGAAGGAAATCCAGAAAAGCTTCGGACCTGCTTGCAGTTGCAGGTGATGACTTAAGAGGCTCGGATGATAAATCTTTAGTCCCAGGGTCAACTGTTCAAGTTGTGTCTGGAGCCTTTGCAGGATTTTCAGGGATCCTTAAGAAGGTTGATAGTAACGCAGGATTG GCAACTGTTGGATTTTTGCTGTTTGGCAAGGAGACTCTAGCTGATATAGATGTCAAAGAAATTGTAGCAGAGGTTGGCTGA